TGGCCCCTGGCTGGTCAGCCAATTATGTGAGTCGGTCCGCGAAAACCGCAAAATACTGGTGGAGGTGGTGCTGCTTGCCGTTTGTTTTTCCGTGCTTAAAAATTTTGCCGGTGCGTTTGCGTCATCTTATGTGTCGGATCTTTGCTTTATCCTTGTTTTCTGTGTCCTGGCAGTGCTGATGATGCAGTCATTTCTGACGTTCCGTGGCATTGTGTGCGGTGTGCTGGAGAAGAGTGTGGAATTTTTCCGGATCTTTATACCGACGTTTAGCATTGCGATGGTGTTTTCCGCGGGTGCCGGCAGCGCGTCAGGATTTTACCAGACGGCGTTTCTGATCATATATCTGATCGAGTGGCTGTTTCTTACCATTCTGGTGCCGATGATCCACATATACATATTGACGGTATTTATCAATTATTTTTTCGAGGAGGAAAAATTTGCAAATATGATGGAACTGATCGGCGGACTGATCCAGTGGATCATCCGGCTTGCCGGGATCATTGTGCTGGGGTTAAACGTCGTGCAGGGGATCGTGGCACCGGCGAAGGACAGGCTGCTTTACGGGACAGCAGGGCGGGCAATGGCAATGATCCCAGGGATCGGCAATGCGGTGAATGGAGTCAGTGAACTTTTGCTTGGCTCCGGGATCATGATCAAAAACTGTGTCGGTGCGGCAGCTCTGATCGTGCTGGTCATTTTAGTGTCGGTGCCGATGGCGCAGGCGGGATGTATCGTATTTTTTTATAAGGTAGCTGCCGCTGTGGTGGAGCCGGTTGCGGATAAGAGGATCGCCGGATGTTTAAAGGGGATGGCGCAGGGCGGGATGCTCTATTTAAAGCTGATGGGATATTGTGTGATGCTGATCTTTTTAACGATTGCACTGACGGTCGCATCTTCCGGTTTTATATATTGACTTTGATATCTTAGCTCATTTACAGAGAGGAAAATGGATGAACACGTTTGTGAAATATATTCAGAATTTTTTTGCACTTTTTCTGCTGCTTATGGTGGTAAGGCAGCTGATCCCAAATGGCAGATTAAAAAAATACATTTATTTTTTTACGGAACTGGTGTTTGTGATCGGTATCCTGCAGCCGTTTTTTTCTCTTTTTGGTGATGATGCTGATTTGCTGGATAAAATCCGGTATGAGACTTTTACGGAAAATTTAAGTGAGGCATCCAGGGATGTAAGCCGCATGGAATTTTTGCAGAATGATTATTACCGGAAAGAATATGAGGATGCGGCGGCACTGGATGTTCTGAGTACTGCGGATGGGTATTTAGATCCGTTTGGACTTGCGGGAAAGCGCGCTTCGGTGGAACTGACGGAAAATTATGAAGTGAAAAAAATCGTGCTTACGGTGGAGGAAAAAGAGGAGGATGACACGGAGGGGATGTTTGTGGAACAGGGAAAAGCACAGGGCAGCAAAGTCGTGCTTGACGGGCTGAAACAGAAACTTATGCAGTATTATGGGGTAGAGGAAGAACAGATACAGATTTCCTATGGTGGTGAAAGATGACGGAGAGACTGAAAGAGTTTTTACAGCAGAAAAAGTGGCGTCAGTTAAAAAAGACAGACTGGATCGCGGCTGCCCTTGTGGGGGTGCTTCTTCTTGTGGTGGCGATGCCTTCCGGTGGAACGGGCGTACATATATCGGAAAATAAAAAAGAGGACACCGCGCAGGAGAAAACGGAACAGAAATACGAAAAAAAGGACTATGCGGAGTATTTAGAGCATAAATTAGAACAGGTGTTAGGACAGATGGAAGGAGTGGGGAAAGTTTCTGTCATGGTCACGGTGGCAGATCAGGGGGAAGATATCATAGAAAAGGATAAGACAGAACATACATCCACAGTCACAAATACGGACAGCGGGAGTATGGAGATGACGACGGAAAAGGAAAGTGGGGAAGAGACGGTATATGAGGAGAGCGGCGGCGAAAAAGCTCCGTATGTCAGCAAAGAAATACTTCCGGAGATCGAGGGGGTGCTTGTGGTGGCAGAAGGGGGAGACAGCCCGCGGATCGTTTCTGATATTTCAGATGCCGTAAAGGCATTATTTCAGGTGGAGGCACATAGAATTAAGGTAGTAAAGATGAGTTCGAAGGAGGATGGAACGTGAAAAAGATATTTCAGAAAAACCAGCTGATTATTACAGCACTCGCGTTGATGATTGCGGTGGCGGGATATTTCAGTTACATGAACAATCACATTGATGACGGTACGGCAGCGGAGACGGCGGCAAATGCAGGTACAGATGCACTCAATGCAGAATATGAGATCTCGGATGAAGATCCACTGGCTGCAGAAGATATTTTTACGGATGAGGGAACCGGGGAGGAACTTGCACTTGTAGATGGAACGGAGACCGCGGATGCAGGAACCGGCGAAGATACATATGATGCGGCAGATGCAGCTATGGCGGATAGCCAGGGTGTTGCGGAAAATGTGGCAGACGGTCAGAATGATGCAGCAGATGTGAGTGCAGATGCAGCGGATGTGGCAGACATGACGTCCCAGGATGCAGAGGAGATTGAAAATCCCGGGGAGGCGGTTCTCACAAGTACCGGCACTGCAAATCTCGACTATGCAGCAAGAATGAAATTAAACCGCGAACAGATCCGGTCTAAAAATAAAGAGGCATTATTAGAGATCGTAAACAATGCATCCGTTGCAGATAACTTAAAGCAGGATGCCGTGAACAAGATGGTGGCGATGACGGATATCGCAGAGCGTGAAGCTGCGGCGGAAATGCTCTTAGAGGCAAAAGGATTTTCGGATGTTGTGGTCAGTATTACCGACGATAACTGCGATGTAGTACTTAATATGGGAGAAGTGACCGATACAAAAAGAGCACAGGTTGAGGATATTGTGAAGCGAAAAACCAATATTTCCGCAGACAAGATCGTGATCACTCCGATCGTGGTAACAGACGCCGAGTAGGGCGTCTGTTTTTTCATAGGAAATTACTTCCTATGAATCAAAAAGCCCTTCGGGCAGGATTCTTTCTTGGCATTTTACTTGATTTTTTTTTAGTTACAGTTTATCCTAATAAGGATAGAAGAGAGTACATTGCATGAAATGGATTTGCACATGCAGGAATGGAGACTTTAGCGTGAAAAATACATTTTTCACACGCAAGATTTGTGCTTCGCACAAACTTGTGATGCGCTTAAAAACAGCGCAAGAATGGAGATTAATATGAAAAGAGTATTTTTGATCGTACTTGACAGTGTTGGAATTGGAGAAATGCCGGATGCGGCAGATTACGGTGATGCTGGAAGCAATACCATAAGAGCAGCGGCATCCAGTCCGTATTTTTCCATGCCAAACATGAGAAAATTAGGATTTTTTAATATAGATGGAGTTAAGATCGGAGAGAAAGAAAAGAATCCCACCGGTTCCTTTGCAAGAATGACGGAGGTATCGAAGGGAAAAGATACGACCATCGGTCACTGGGAGATCGCGGGCATCATCTCAAACAGTCCGCTGCCGACTTACCCGAACGGATTCCCGCAGGAAATTTTAGATGAGTTTACGAAGAAAACTGGCAGGGGAGTGCTTTGCAACAAACCGTATTCGGGAACGGATGTGATCCGCGATTACGGCGAAGAACACATGAAAACGGGAAA
The Roseburia rectibacter DNA segment above includes these coding regions:
- a CDS encoding stage III sporulation protein AE, with protein sequence MKKKWVVCVACILILCMTAAVPVFAAGKNAQNDKTDYLDEMTGELDFSKLDHFMGQDAGDGGITFSELVEELLHQENPGTVYKQLGPWLVSQLCESVRENRKILVEVVLLAVCFSVLKNFAGAFASSYVSDLCFILVFCVLAVLMMQSFLTFRGIVCGVLEKSVEFFRIFIPTFSIAMVFSAGAGSASGFYQTAFLIIYLIEWLFLTILVPMIHIYILTVFINYFFEEEKFANMMELIGGLIQWIIRLAGIIVLGLNVVQGIVAPAKDRLLYGTAGRAMAMIPGIGNAVNGVSELLLGSGIMIKNCVGAAALIVLVILVSVPMAQAGCIVFFYKVAAAVVEPVADKRIAGCLKGMAQGGMLYLKLMGYCVMLIFLTIALTVASSGFIY
- a CDS encoding stage III sporulation protein AG, which produces MTERLKEFLQQKKWRQLKKTDWIAAALVGVLLLVVAMPSGGTGVHISENKKEDTAQEKTEQKYEKKDYAEYLEHKLEQVLGQMEGVGKVSVMVTVADQGEDIIEKDKTEHTSTVTNTDSGSMEMTTEKESGEETVYEESGGEKAPYVSKEILPEIEGVLVVAEGGDSPRIVSDISDAVKALFQVEAHRIKVVKMSSKEDGT
- a CDS encoding SpoIIIAH-like family protein; its protein translation is MKKIFQKNQLIITALALMIAVAGYFSYMNNHIDDGTAAETAANAGTDALNAEYEISDEDPLAAEDIFTDEGTGEELALVDGTETADAGTGEDTYDAADAAMADSQGVAENVADGQNDAADVSADAADVADMTSQDAEEIENPGEAVLTSTGTANLDYAARMKLNREQIRSKNKEALLEIVNNASVADNLKQDAVNKMVAMTDIAEREAAAEMLLEAKGFSDVVVSITDDNCDVVLNMGEVTDTKRAQVEDIVKRKTNISADKIVITPIVVTDAE
- a CDS encoding stage III sporulation protein AF, with amino-acid sequence MNTFVKYIQNFFALFLLLMVVRQLIPNGRLKKYIYFFTELVFVIGILQPFFSLFGDDADLLDKIRYETFTENLSEASRDVSRMEFLQNDYYRKEYEDAAALDVLSTADGYLDPFGLAGKRASVELTENYEVKKIVLTVEEKEEDDTEGMFVEQGKAQGSKVVLDGLKQKLMQYYGVEEEQIQISYGGER